From the Methanobacteriaceae archaeon genome, the window TATTTAATTTATTATCCTAATTGGTAAAATTAGCGATTAATATTATTTATCCCCTGAAAACAACTAAAATAAGAATCAGAATCAATAGAACTATTACTACACTTAATATCACAAGGGGATCTGTTCTCTGGTATAAATCAAGAATTTTATCCATGGCAGTTGGATTTTTCACTCGTAGCTTTTTTTGATTTATAGAAGTCATTAAACGTTCTTCCTCTAACAAAATATTCAGATATTGCTTTTTACTGGCGATATTAGATTCTCGATCAAGAAAATCCCATAACTCCTCTTCTTCCTGCATATCTTTTATGTAGTTTTCCCCAATACCAATTTTGGGGAAGATATCTTTAAGTGCTTCTCTTCTTTCTAATATTCTATTTTCAAATGAATCCAAAGCTTGTAAATTTTTACGGTGAGCAGCTACTTTAAAGTCCAGTGTTTCCCTGTCTTTACAGTATTCCAATGAATTCCCACACTCACATTTTAAAAAATCAAGAGGAGATTCATTTTTTTTAAGTTTATAATAACCCCCACAGTGATTGCAAAAAAGATAACCCCCACCATGAGATTTAGAGATATTATCTCTCTTTAAAGCCATTGAAACACCTTATAATTGAATAATTAATTTCAAGACTTAGAACTCGATTTTCCAATGATACAATGATCTTGCATATGTTCCAAATCTGTATTTCTTAAAATGCTTCTTGTCTATTACTTTACCAGCATAATATTAATGCTTTTTGGAAAGATTATGCTACTACTATGCCCATAAAAAAAACACCGGTACTAATTGGAGTGAGAAGTTTCCAAAAAACGGGAAATAAATTAATTATAGGTCTAGGTTAATTTAATAATGGAATTTGAATATAATATTACTATTATATATTCGAAATGAGTCAATTAAATAATGAAAGATTTGAAAATATGCCTCACCAAGATTATTATCATAATGAAAGGATTCAGAATCTATTCAATATCCTTAAAGAACCAAAATCTCTGGATGAAATAGATTTAGGTGAGTCCTTTATTCAGAATTTACTTCTAAAATTAATTTCCAGTTACGGGATCATTGAAGTTGCTAAATTACGTGAATTGACTGGATTGCACTTTGATATTCTTGAGGAATGTCTGAGCAGACTTGAAAAAGAAAATTTTTGTTATAAATCCGGTGGAGGATTTCTTTTTGCCAGTGTAGAGTTTACTATAAAAAAATTAGGTAATTTAAAAGCAAAGAAACTCCTGGAAGAGGAACCCTATATGGGTATAGCTCCAGTGAGTTATGATAAATACTGTGAAATAATGGAAGCGCAATTGAGCGACCGTTTTCCCACGCACATACCAGAAAACATTATTGAACATGCCTTTGATGGTGTGATTGGAGTTTCAAATGCCAAAAAAATTTTGGTGGAATCTGCCACCAGTGGTCAGGGATTTTTTATCTCCGGTGCACCAGGAACTGGTAAAACATTCCTAACCAGTAAAATGCCCAAACTAATGTCACCCATTGTAATTCCTAAATTTGTGGAGTTCAGCCATAATATTATACAGATTTATGACCCTGATTTCCACCAATTGACTTCTGAACAACCTGAAGATCCTCGTTGGGTGAAAATATACGCTCCATTCATATTCACAGGGTCAGAACTAACCCGTAAAAATCTTGAAACCCATTACAACCCTCAGAAAGGACTATATGAAACTTCCCCCATTATCAAGGCCAATGGAGGGGTTTTACTTTTAGATGATCTGGGAAGGCAAAAGGAAGATCCCAATGATATTTTAAACAGGCTCATTGTTCCTCTTGAAAATAAAAAGGATGTGATTTATGTTAAAGGAACTGCTGCAGTCTTGCTCACCCATTTCATACCAGCCATGGCAACAAATATGGATATAACTATTATAGATGAAGCACATCTGCGTAGGGCACCCCTTTATGTTTTTATGGGACCGCCCAGTTCTGAAGAGATTTTAACTGTCTTTAAGAATAATCTTGATGAATTGAATGAAAAATATGATGATTCTGCTCTGGAAAGATTTATGAATGTTTATCTGCCACGTGAAGAAGGAGGTGAAGACTTAAAACCTACCTTTGCCCATGCACGTGACATTGCACTCATAGCCCAGGCTATCAGAGTAACCAGGCAGGAAGATATTATTAATGCCGATATAATTGAAGAAGCCCTTAAACAGCATATTTTAATTGTGATGCAGAGAAATTCCTCTTCT encodes:
- a CDS encoding ATP-binding protein, which translates into the protein MPHQDYYHNERIQNLFNILKEPKSLDEIDLGESFIQNLLLKLISSYGIIEVAKLRELTGLHFDILEECLSRLEKENFCYKSGGGFLFASVEFTIKKLGNLKAKKLLEEEPYMGIAPVSYDKYCEIMEAQLSDRFPTHIPENIIEHAFDGVIGVSNAKKILVESATSGQGFFISGAPGTGKTFLTSKMPKLMSPIVIPKFVEFSHNIIQIYDPDFHQLTSEQPEDPRWVKIYAPFIFTGSELTRKNLETHYNPQKGLYETSPIIKANGGVLLLDDLGRQKEDPNDILNRLIVPLENKKDVIYVKGTAAVLLTHFIPAMATNMDITIIDEAHLRRAPLYVFMGPPSSEEILTVFKNNLDELNEKYDDSALERFMNVYLPREEGGEDLKPTFAHARDIALIAQAIRVTRQEDIINADIIEEALKQHILIVMQRNSSSELQRSS